In a single window of the Nocardioides sp. L-11A genome:
- the argH gene encoding argininosuccinate lyase yields MTDESTAGATQGGKLWGGRFEGGPSPELEALSRSTHFDWRLGLYDIAGSHAHAKALGAAGLLTADEETELHRGLDALAARFTDGSLRPDPSDEDVHGALERLLIEEVGPDVGGKLRAGRSRNDQIATLFRCYLLDHAGAVADLVLDLVDALAGQAERHLASVDGGPAIMPGRTHLQHAQPVLLSHHLLAHAWALLRDVERLGDWRRRVAGDSPYGSGALAGQSLGLDPELVARELGFTGSTANSIDGTASRDFVAEFAFVAAQIGIDVSRIAEEVILWATKEFGFVTLHDSWSTGSSIMPQKKNPDISELARGKAGRLVGNLAGLLTTLKALPLAYNRDLQEDKEPVFDSVDTLEVLLPAFTGQVATLVFDTDRMGELAPQGFSLATDIAEWLVKQGVPFRIAHELAGACVRACEERGIELDGLTDEEFAAISPHLTPEVRTVLTVEGSVASRDGRGGTAPARVAEQLADLRKRVRETRSAG; encoded by the coding sequence ATGACCGACGAGAGCACTGCCGGGGCGACCCAGGGCGGCAAGCTGTGGGGCGGCCGCTTCGAGGGCGGCCCGTCGCCCGAGCTCGAGGCCCTGTCCCGCTCGACCCACTTCGACTGGCGGCTGGGGCTCTACGACATCGCCGGCTCCCACGCGCACGCGAAGGCGCTCGGCGCCGCCGGCCTGCTCACCGCCGACGAAGAGACCGAGCTGCACCGGGGGCTCGACGCCCTCGCCGCACGGTTCACGGACGGCTCGCTGCGCCCCGACCCCTCCGACGAGGACGTCCACGGGGCTCTGGAACGACTCCTCATCGAGGAGGTCGGCCCCGACGTCGGTGGGAAGCTCCGGGCCGGGCGCTCGCGCAACGACCAGATCGCCACGCTCTTCCGGTGCTACCTGCTCGACCACGCCGGCGCCGTCGCCGACCTGGTGCTCGACCTCGTCGACGCGCTGGCGGGACAGGCCGAGCGGCACCTCGCCTCCGTCGACGGGGGACCGGCGATCATGCCGGGCCGCACCCACCTGCAGCACGCCCAGCCGGTGCTGCTGTCGCACCACCTGCTCGCGCACGCCTGGGCGCTGCTCCGCGACGTCGAGCGCCTCGGTGACTGGCGGCGACGCGTGGCCGGCGACTCGCCGTACGGGTCGGGGGCACTGGCCGGGCAGAGTCTCGGACTCGATCCGGAGCTCGTCGCCCGTGAGCTCGGGTTCACCGGCTCGACCGCCAACTCGATCGACGGGACCGCCTCGCGCGACTTCGTCGCGGAGTTCGCGTTCGTCGCGGCACAGATCGGCATCGACGTCAGCCGGATCGCCGAGGAGGTCATCCTCTGGGCGACCAAGGAGTTCGGCTTCGTCACGCTCCACGACTCCTGGTCCACGGGATCGAGCATCATGCCGCAGAAGAAGAACCCCGACATCTCCGAGCTGGCACGGGGCAAGGCCGGCCGCCTGGTCGGCAATCTCGCCGGGCTGCTCACGACGCTCAAGGCACTGCCGCTCGCCTACAACCGCGACCTGCAGGAGGACAAGGAGCCAGTCTTCGACTCCGTCGACACGCTGGAGGTGCTGCTCCCGGCGTTCACCGGGCAGGTCGCGACCCTGGTGTTCGACACCGACCGGATGGGTGAGCTCGCCCCCCAGGGATTCTCTCTCGCGACCGACATCGCGGAGTGGCTCGTGAAGCAGGGCGTGCCCTTCCGGATCGCGCACGAGCTGGCGGGGGCCTGCGTGCGTGCCTGCGAGGAGCGCGGGATCGAGCTCGACGGGCTCACTGATGAGGAGTTCGCCGCGATCTCACCGCACCTGACCCCCGAGGTCCGCACCGTCCTGACGGTCGAGGGATCGGTCGCGTCGCGCGACGGCCGGGGCGGCACCGCACCCGCCCGTGTCGCCGAACAGCTCGCTGACCTGCGCAAACGCGTCCGGGAGACCCGCTCCGCAGGCTGA
- a CDS encoding NUDIX domain-containing protein yields the protein MAAGMGPAEPTRRTVARVLPVSSEGKVLLLLGCDPALPDVRYWFTVGGAADAGESLAEAAARELREETGVLVAPESLGEPYGTFEVAFSWDGRDYVNDSTLFAVALEESEAGAISFAGLDLLESQSIFDAAWWTPEELDRDGRAVDPRLIDQMRAAIAHVRGGMS from the coding sequence ATGGCCGCAGGCATGGGACCGGCCGAGCCCACCAGGCGCACGGTGGCCCGGGTCCTCCCGGTCAGCAGCGAGGGCAAGGTCCTCCTGCTGCTCGGCTGCGATCCGGCGCTGCCGGACGTGCGGTACTGGTTCACCGTCGGGGGAGCGGCCGACGCGGGGGAGTCGCTCGCCGAGGCCGCCGCCCGGGAGCTGCGTGAGGAGACCGGTGTGCTGGTGGCTCCCGAGTCGCTCGGCGAGCCGTACGGCACCTTCGAGGTGGCGTTCTCGTGGGACGGACGGGACTACGTCAACGACTCGACCCTCTTCGCCGTGGCGCTCGAGGAGTCGGAAGCAGGAGCGATCAGCTTCGCGGGCCTGGATCTGCTGGAGTCGCAGTCGATCTTCGACGCCGCCTGGTGGACCCCCGAGGAGCTCGACCGTGACGGCCGCGCGGTGGATCCGCGGCTGATCGACCAGATGCGGGCGGCGATCGCGCACGTCCGAGGAGGAATGTCATGA
- the argG gene encoding argininosuccinate synthase gives MSKVLTSLPRGERVGIAFSGGLDTSVAVAWMRDKGAIPCTYTADIGQPDEPDVAGVPARAKQYGAEIARAVDIKPQLVEEGLAALACGAFHIRSGAKAYFNTTPLGRAVTGTMLVRAMQADDVNIWGDGSTYKGNDIERFYRYGLMANPELRIYKPWLDADFVAELGGRHEMSEWLVAHDLPYRDATEKAYSTDANIWGATHEAKTLEHLDVSLETVEPIMGVKFWDPAVAIETEDVTVGFEAGRPVSLNGRRYDDAVALVMEANAIGGRHGLGMSDQIENRIIEAKSRGIYEAPGMALLFTAYERLLNAIHNEDTLANYHLEGRKLGRLLYEGRWLDPQALMLRESIQRWIASLVSGTVVLRLRRGDDYTILRTEGDNFSYHPEKLSMERVENAAFGPTDRIGQLTMRNLDIADSRAKLEAYAGQPLDQGTVLVEHGTLFGELPAGGYDQITANPDGGDEGEAILEEAAMELGTD, from the coding sequence TTGAGCAAGGTCCTGACCTCCCTTCCCCGGGGGGAGCGCGTCGGCATCGCCTTCTCCGGCGGCCTCGACACCTCCGTCGCCGTGGCGTGGATGCGCGACAAGGGCGCGATCCCGTGCACCTACACGGCCGACATCGGTCAGCCCGACGAGCCCGACGTCGCCGGCGTCCCCGCGCGCGCGAAGCAGTACGGCGCCGAGATCGCCCGTGCCGTCGACATCAAGCCGCAGCTGGTCGAGGAGGGACTCGCCGCCCTGGCGTGCGGTGCCTTCCACATCCGCTCCGGCGCCAAGGCCTACTTCAACACCACGCCGCTGGGCCGCGCCGTCACCGGCACCATGCTGGTGCGGGCGATGCAGGCCGACGACGTCAACATCTGGGGCGACGGCTCGACGTACAAGGGCAACGACATCGAGCGGTTCTACCGCTACGGCCTGATGGCCAACCCCGAGCTGCGGATCTACAAGCCGTGGCTGGACGCGGACTTCGTCGCGGAGCTGGGCGGACGCCACGAGATGAGCGAGTGGTTGGTCGCGCACGACCTGCCCTACCGCGACGCCACCGAGAAGGCGTACTCCACCGATGCCAACATCTGGGGCGCGACGCACGAGGCCAAGACCCTCGAGCACCTCGACGTCTCGCTCGAGACCGTCGAGCCGATCATGGGCGTGAAGTTCTGGGACCCCGCGGTCGCGATCGAGACCGAGGACGTCACGGTCGGCTTCGAGGCCGGCCGCCCGGTCTCCCTGAACGGCCGGCGCTACGACGACGCCGTCGCGCTGGTCATGGAGGCCAACGCCATCGGCGGCCGCCACGGCCTGGGCATGTCCGACCAGATCGAGAACCGGATCATCGAGGCCAAGTCGCGCGGCATCTACGAGGCGCCGGGCATGGCGCTGCTCTTCACGGCGTACGAGCGGCTGCTCAACGCGATCCACAACGAGGACACCCTGGCCAACTACCACCTCGAGGGCCGCAAGCTGGGCCGCCTGCTCTACGAGGGCCGCTGGCTCGACCCGCAGGCGCTGATGCTGCGCGAGTCGATCCAGCGCTGGATCGCCTCGCTGGTCAGCGGCACGGTCGTCCTGCGGCTGCGCCGCGGCGACGACTACACGATCCTGCGCACCGAGGGCGACAACTTCTCCTACCACCCCGAGAAGCTGTCGATGGAGCGCGTCGAGAACGCCGCCTTCGGCCCGACCGACCGGATCGGCCAGCTGACCATGCGCAACCTCGACATCGCCGACTCCCGCGCGAAGCTCGAGGCGTACGCCGGCCAGCCGCTCGACCAGGGCACCGTCCTCGTCGAGCACGGCACCCTGTTCGGCGAGCTGCCCGCGGGCGGCTACGACCAGATCACCGCCAACCCCGACGGCGGCGACGAGGGCGAGGCGATCCTCGAGGAGGCCGCCATGGAGCTCGGGACGGACTGA
- a CDS encoding arginine repressor: MNEHALTPMTKSARQALVAELLETREVRSQPELADLLGNRGVHVTQATLSRDLVELDAVRVRSTSGALVYAVPAEGGDRSPVTGESAASQHRLSRLATELLVSAEASANLVVLRTPPGAAQFLASAIDKVELSDVLGTIAGDDTVLVIGRDPAGGDALAHKFTALAEGDTRKEP, encoded by the coding sequence ATGAACGAGCACGCCCTGACCCCGATGACGAAGAGCGCCCGGCAGGCGCTCGTCGCCGAGCTCCTGGAGACCCGCGAGGTCCGCTCCCAGCCCGAGCTCGCCGACCTGCTCGGCAACCGGGGCGTGCACGTCACCCAGGCCACGCTCAGTCGCGACCTGGTCGAGCTCGACGCCGTCCGGGTCCGCTCCACGAGCGGCGCGCTCGTCTACGCCGTCCCTGCCGAAGGCGGTGACCGCTCGCCCGTCACGGGGGAGAGCGCCGCCTCCCAGCACCGCCTGTCCCGGCTGGCCACGGAGCTGCTGGTCAGCGCCGAGGCCAGCGCCAACCTCGTCGTCCTGCGCACGCCGCCGGGCGCGGCCCAGTTCCTGGCCAGCGCGATCGACAAGGTCGAGCTCTCCGATGTGCTCGGGACCATCGCGGGCGACGACACTGTGCTCGTGATCGGACGCGACCCCGCCGGGGGAGACGCCCTGGCCCACAAGTTCACCGCACTCGCCGAAGGCGACACCCGAAAGGAACCATGA
- the argF gene encoding ornithine carbamoyltransferase gives MTRSFLRDDDLTPAEQAEVLALAAKLKAEPYDHRPLAGPRTVAMIFDKPTLRTQASFAAGIAELGGHPMLVDGTLAGIGRRESVADVARVLGRQAAQIVWRTYAQASLDEMAAYAGVPVVNALTDDFHPCQLLADLLTIREHKGELAGLTAAFLGDGACNMGNSWLLAGATAGMHVRISGPEGYVPAAAMFDRANEIGIATGGSGAAVADPVAAVTGADIVITDTWVSMGKEDEASERRAVFGPWSVTPELVAAAEPGAIVLHCLPAYRGMEIAAEVLDGPQSVVWDEAENRRHAQKAILTWLEGTRS, from the coding sequence GTGACCCGATCGTTCCTCCGCGACGACGACCTGACCCCGGCCGAGCAGGCCGAGGTGCTCGCCCTCGCCGCGAAGCTCAAGGCCGAGCCCTACGACCACCGACCACTGGCCGGTCCCCGCACCGTCGCGATGATCTTCGACAAGCCGACGCTGCGCACCCAGGCGTCCTTCGCCGCGGGCATCGCCGAGCTCGGCGGCCACCCGATGCTGGTGGACGGCACCCTGGCGGGCATCGGCAGGCGCGAGTCCGTCGCCGACGTCGCGCGGGTGCTCGGCCGCCAGGCGGCGCAGATCGTCTGGCGGACCTATGCCCAGGCCAGCCTCGACGAGATGGCCGCGTACGCCGGCGTACCGGTCGTCAACGCGCTCACCGACGACTTCCATCCGTGCCAGCTGCTCGCTGACCTGCTCACGATCCGCGAGCACAAGGGAGAGCTGGCGGGCCTCACCGCGGCCTTCCTCGGCGACGGCGCCTGCAACATGGGCAACTCGTGGCTGCTCGCCGGTGCCACCGCGGGGATGCACGTGCGGATCAGCGGTCCCGAGGGCTATGTCCCCGCGGCGGCGATGTTCGACCGGGCCAACGAGATCGGCATCGCGACGGGCGGCTCCGGTGCCGCCGTCGCCGACCCGGTCGCCGCCGTCACCGGCGCGGACATCGTGATCACCGACACCTGGGTGTCGATGGGCAAGGAGGACGAGGCCTCCGAGCGCCGCGCCGTCTTCGGTCCCTGGTCGGTCACGCCCGAGCTCGTCGCGGCCGCCGAGCCCGGAGCGATCGTGCTGCACTGCCTGCCGGCGTACCGCGGGATGGAGATCGCGGCCGAGGTCCTCGACGGACCGCAGAGCGTCGTGTGGGACGAGGCCGAGAACCGCCGCCATGCCCAGAAGGCGATCCTGACCTGGCTCGAGGGCACCCGGTCCTGA
- a CDS encoding acetylornithine transaminase → MTTNPATDLTADPTTGEWTERYAGALMNTFGPPKTVLARGAGAHVWDADGREYVDLLGGIAVNALGHAHPRLVAAVTEQLQTLGHISNFFASAPQITLAERLVGLLGTDARVFFTNSGSEANETAFKLTRRTGRTRIVATEGSFHGRTLGALALTSKEAYRAPFEPLPGDVVFVPYGDVAALEAAVDTDTAAVLVEPIQGEAGVIVPPRGYLPAAQRIAHENGALLWLDEIQTGVGRTGAWFAHQNPALVDAPVTPDIVTLAKGLAGGIPIGACLATHGSGKLFDPGNHGTTFGGNPVAAAAALAVLDVLAEDGLLARATALGARLQEGVGADPRVRETRGSGLLVGLTLAEPRAAEVVAAAQDAGFIVNAATPERIRMAPPFVLSEADAEAFLAAWPAILDQAGVTP, encoded by the coding sequence GTGACCACGAACCCCGCCACCGACCTCACCGCCGACCCGACCACCGGGGAGTGGACCGAGCGCTACGCCGGTGCCCTGATGAACACCTTCGGTCCGCCGAAGACCGTCCTGGCCCGGGGCGCGGGCGCCCACGTGTGGGACGCCGACGGCCGCGAGTACGTCGACCTGCTCGGCGGCATCGCCGTCAACGCGCTGGGCCACGCGCACCCGCGCCTCGTCGCCGCTGTCACCGAGCAGCTGCAGACCCTCGGCCACATCTCGAACTTCTTCGCCAGCGCGCCGCAGATCACCCTGGCCGAGCGCCTGGTCGGGCTGCTCGGCACCGACGCCCGGGTGTTCTTCACCAACTCCGGCTCCGAGGCCAACGAGACGGCGTTCAAGCTGACCCGCCGCACCGGCCGGACCCGGATCGTGGCCACCGAGGGCTCCTTCCACGGCCGCACCCTGGGCGCTCTCGCGTTGACCTCCAAGGAGGCCTACCGGGCACCCTTCGAGCCGCTGCCCGGCGACGTCGTGTTCGTGCCCTACGGCGATGTCGCCGCGCTCGAGGCGGCCGTCGACACCGACACGGCCGCGGTCCTGGTGGAGCCGATCCAGGGCGAGGCGGGTGTGATCGTGCCGCCGCGCGGCTACCTGCCGGCCGCCCAGCGGATCGCCCACGAGAACGGAGCCCTGCTCTGGCTCGACGAGATCCAGACCGGCGTCGGCCGCACCGGCGCCTGGTTCGCCCACCAGAACCCGGCCCTCGTGGACGCGCCCGTCACCCCCGACATCGTGACCCTCGCCAAGGGCCTGGCCGGCGGCATCCCGATCGGTGCCTGTCTGGCCACCCACGGCTCCGGCAAGCTGTTCGACCCCGGCAACCACGGCACCACCTTCGGCGGCAACCCCGTCGCCGCCGCAGCCGCCCTCGCCGTCCTCGACGTGCTCGCCGAGGACGGCCTGCTGGCCCGGGCGACCGCACTCGGGGCCCGGCTGCAGGAGGGCGTCGGCGCCGATCCCCGGGTGCGGGAGACCCGGGGATCGGGCCTGCTCGTCGGGCTCACCCTCGCCGAGCCCAGGGCGGCCGAGGTGGTCGCCGCCGCGCAGGACGCCGGCTTCATCGTCAACGCGGCCACCCCCGAGCGGATCCGGATGGCGCCGCCGTTCGTGCTCTCCGAGGCGGACGCGGAGGCCTTCCTGGCCGCCTGGCCCGCGATCCTCGACCAGGCAGGAGTGACACCGTGA
- the argB gene encoding acetylglutamate kinase → MSDIPTETHEPGKPDQFKAHTLAGALPWLKAYHGKVVVVKYGGNAMTDDTLKRAFAEDIAFLRFAGFRPVVVHGGGPQISQMLDRLGIESEFRGGLRVTTPEAMDVVRMVLVGQVQRELVGLINEHGPLAVGLSGEDAGLFTAEQTGTVVDGEEVDLGLVGEVAQVRPEAVLDLIEAGRIPVVSSVAPDIDGVVHNVNADSAAASLAAALGAEKLLVLTDVEGLYLDWPDPEEVIGEISPEALEEILPSLASGMIPKMSACLQAVRDGVKRATVVDGRQAHAVLLELFTDEGVGTQVLPGVTTKTRKARETQK, encoded by the coding sequence ATGAGCGACATCCCGACCGAGACGCACGAGCCCGGCAAACCGGACCAGTTCAAGGCGCACACCCTCGCCGGTGCGCTGCCCTGGTTGAAGGCCTACCACGGCAAGGTCGTCGTCGTGAAGTACGGCGGCAACGCGATGACCGACGACACCCTCAAGCGCGCGTTCGCCGAGGACATCGCGTTCCTGCGCTTCGCCGGCTTCCGCCCGGTCGTCGTGCACGGTGGCGGCCCGCAGATCTCGCAGATGCTCGACCGGCTCGGCATCGAGTCCGAGTTCCGCGGCGGCCTGCGCGTCACCACGCCCGAGGCGATGGACGTCGTCCGGATGGTCCTGGTGGGGCAGGTCCAGCGGGAGCTGGTCGGACTGATCAACGAGCACGGCCCGCTCGCCGTCGGCCTGTCCGGCGAGGACGCCGGCCTCTTCACCGCCGAGCAGACCGGCACCGTCGTCGACGGCGAGGAGGTCGACCTCGGCCTGGTCGGCGAGGTCGCGCAGGTGCGCCCCGAGGCCGTGCTCGACCTGATCGAGGCCGGGCGGATCCCCGTCGTGTCCAGCGTCGCGCCCGACATCGACGGCGTCGTCCACAACGTCAACGCCGACTCCGCCGCCGCCTCCCTGGCCGCCGCCCTCGGCGCCGAGAAGCTGCTCGTGCTCACCGACGTCGAGGGCCTCTACCTCGACTGGCCGGACCCCGAGGAGGTCATCGGGGAGATCAGCCCCGAGGCGCTGGAGGAGATCCTCCCGTCGCTGGCCAGCGGCATGATCCCGAAGATGAGCGCCTGCCTGCAGGCGGTCCGCGACGGCGTCAAGCGCGCGACCGTCGTCGACGGCCGCCAGGCGCACGCCGTCCTGCTCGAGCTCTTCACCGACGAGGGCGTCGGCACCCAGGTGCTGCCCGGCGTCACCACCAAGACCCGCAAGGCCCGGGAGACCCAGAAGTGA
- the argJ gene encoding bifunctional glutamate N-acetyltransferase/amino-acid acetyltransferase ArgJ: MSVTHPAGFVAAGAAVGLKPSGKKDLALVVNQGPTFDSASVFTSNRCKANPVLWSEQVVKDGVVRAVVLNSGGANCYTGPEGFQTTHQVAERVGELVGIAAGDVVVCSTGLIGLVNDRQALLDGVGTLHARLSADGGGDAAEAIMTTDTVSKQVVVAGPDGAAWSIGGMAKGAGMLAPALATMLVVVTTDAVVPAADLDAALRAATRVSFDRLDSDGCQSTNDTVTVMASGASGVTPSLPDFTAALTEVCRSLAIQLLADAEGADHEIAITTINAATEDEAVEVGRSVARSNLFKAAVFGKDPNWGRVLASVGTTTAAFDPADLDVAMNGVWVCRNSTPAEDPALVDLSARSVTVTIDLKSGDAEATVWTNDLTHAYVHENSAYSS, translated from the coding sequence ATGAGCGTCACCCACCCCGCCGGCTTCGTCGCCGCCGGCGCCGCCGTCGGCCTGAAGCCGAGCGGCAAGAAGGACCTCGCCCTCGTCGTCAACCAGGGCCCCACGTTCGACTCCGCGTCGGTCTTCACCAGCAACCGCTGCAAGGCCAACCCGGTGCTGTGGAGCGAGCAGGTCGTCAAGGACGGCGTCGTGCGCGCCGTCGTCCTCAACTCCGGCGGCGCCAACTGCTACACCGGTCCGGAGGGCTTCCAGACCACCCATCAGGTCGCCGAGCGGGTCGGCGAGCTCGTCGGGATCGCCGCCGGCGACGTCGTGGTCTGCTCCACCGGCCTGATCGGCCTCGTCAACGACCGGCAGGCCCTGCTCGACGGCGTCGGCACCCTCCACGCCCGGCTGTCCGCCGACGGCGGCGGCGACGCGGCCGAGGCGATCATGACGACCGACACGGTCAGCAAGCAGGTCGTCGTGGCCGGCCCCGACGGCGCCGCCTGGTCGATCGGCGGCATGGCCAAGGGCGCGGGGATGTTGGCGCCGGCCCTCGCGACGATGCTCGTGGTCGTCACGACCGATGCCGTCGTACCCGCCGCCGACCTGGATGCCGCGCTCCGCGCGGCGACCCGGGTCAGCTTCGACCGGCTCGACTCCGACGGATGTCAGTCCACCAACGACACCGTCACCGTCATGGCGAGCGGCGCCTCCGGTGTGACGCCGAGCCTGCCGGACTTCACCGCAGCGCTCACCGAGGTCTGCCGCTCGCTGGCGATCCAGTTGCTCGCCGACGCCGAGGGCGCCGACCACGAGATCGCGATCACCACGATCAACGCGGCGACCGAGGACGAGGCGGTCGAGGTCGGTCGCAGCGTCGCCCGGAGCAATCTGTTCAAGGCGGCCGTCTTCGGCAAGGACCCCAACTGGGGCCGCGTACTGGCCTCGGTCGGCACGACCACCGCAGCGTTCGACCCGGCGGACCTCGATGTCGCGATGAACGGCGTGTGGGTCTGCCGCAACAGCACACCCGCCGAGGACCCCGCCCTCGTCGACCTGTCCGCCCGGTCGGTCACCGTCACCATCGACCTGAAGTCCGGCGACGCCGAGGCGACCGTCTGGACCAACGACCTCACCCACGCCTACGTCCACGAGAACAGCGCCTACTCCTCATGA
- a CDS encoding ACT domain-containing protein: MTSEQTYSLSRYPETLAVVRLPAGAEIPLWAESSSVFSITATATETSLVCAGRSVPKKARHHKPLTAFCVDGELDLGAVGVLVGLLAPLAEAEIPVFTLSTFDTDWILVPTGMGDRAEEAWRRSGHTVAPAVPA; the protein is encoded by the coding sequence GTGACGAGCGAGCAGACCTACTCCCTGTCCCGCTACCCGGAGACCCTCGCCGTCGTCCGGCTGCCGGCGGGGGCCGAGATCCCGCTGTGGGCCGAGTCCTCCTCGGTCTTCTCGATCACCGCGACGGCCACGGAGACCTCGCTGGTGTGCGCCGGCCGGAGCGTGCCGAAGAAGGCGCGCCACCACAAGCCACTGACCGCCTTCTGCGTCGACGGCGAGCTCGACCTCGGCGCCGTCGGCGTCCTGGTCGGCCTGCTGGCGCCGCTCGCCGAGGCCGAGATCCCGGTCTTCACCCTCTCCACCTTCGACACGGACTGGATCCTGGTCCCGACCGGCATGGGAGACCGGGCGGAGGAGGCCTGGCGACGATCGGGCCACACCGTCGCCCCCGCCGTCCCCGCCTGA
- the argC gene encoding N-acetyl-gamma-glutamyl-phosphate reductase: MHMSKVKVAVAGASGYAGGEVLRLLLGHPGVEIGAVTAGSNAGERLGALQPHLVPLAERVLEPTEVEVLAGHDVVFLGLPHGQSGALAEALAAHDPEVVVIDCGADFRLQDAAQWERFYGSAHAGTWPYGLPELPGNRDALRGVKRVAVPGCYPTISSLTLAPAVAAGLVVPDVVVVAASGTSGAGKAAKPHLLGSEVMGNASAYGVGGVHRHTPEITQNLGRLVAGGAASVKVSFTPLLVPMPRGILATCSAPLTGPVSAEEAHAVYAKAYADEPFVHVLPAGQWPQTQAVLGSNAVHLQVTVDEAAGRLVAVGAVDNLAKGTAGAAVQCMNLALGLDETTGLTTVGLAP; encoded by the coding sequence ATGCATATGAGCAAGGTGAAGGTCGCCGTCGCCGGCGCCAGCGGGTACGCCGGAGGCGAGGTGCTGCGTCTGCTGCTGGGTCATCCCGGCGTCGAGATCGGCGCGGTCACCGCGGGCAGCAACGCGGGGGAGCGCCTCGGTGCGCTGCAGCCCCACCTGGTGCCGCTCGCGGAGCGGGTGCTCGAGCCCACCGAGGTCGAGGTGCTCGCCGGCCACGACGTCGTCTTCCTCGGCCTGCCCCACGGCCAGTCCGGTGCGCTCGCCGAGGCACTCGCCGCCCACGACCCCGAGGTCGTCGTGATCGACTGCGGCGCCGACTTCCGGCTCCAGGACGCCGCGCAGTGGGAGCGGTTCTACGGCAGCGCCCACGCCGGCACCTGGCCCTACGGCCTGCCCGAGCTGCCCGGCAACCGCGACGCACTGCGCGGCGTGAAGCGGGTCGCCGTTCCCGGCTGCTATCCCACGATCTCCTCCCTCACCCTGGCCCCGGCGGTCGCCGCCGGCCTGGTCGTCCCCGACGTCGTGGTCGTGGCCGCCTCCGGCACGAGCGGCGCCGGCAAGGCGGCGAAGCCGCATCTGCTCGGCAGCGAGGTGATGGGCAACGCGAGCGCGTACGGCGTCGGCGGGGTGCACCGGCACACGCCCGAGATCACGCAGAACCTCGGCAGGCTCGTGGCCGGTGGTGCGGCGAGCGTCAAGGTCAGCTTCACCCCCCTGCTCGTCCCGATGCCGCGGGGCATCCTCGCCACCTGCTCGGCCCCCCTGACCGGCCCGGTGAGCGCCGAGGAGGCGCACGCCGTCTACGCCAAGGCCTACGCCGACGAGCCGTTCGTCCACGTGCTGCCGGCCGGCCAGTGGCCGCAGACCCAGGCGGTCCTCGGCTCCAACGCCGTGCACCTGCAGGTCACCGTGGACGAGGCGGCCGGCCGGCTGGTGGCCGTCGGCGCGGTCGACAACCTCGCCAAGGGCACCGCCGGCGCCGCGGTGCAGTGCATGAACCTCGCCCTCGGTCTCGACGAGACCACGGGCCTCACGACGGTGGGGCTGGCCCCGTGA
- a CDS encoding ATP-binding cassette domain-containing protein → MNDILHPPTPRDDLAVAATGLVKTFSVKGAAPVRAVNGVDLHVARGEVFGVLGPNGAGKTTTLSMLATLLPIDGGRATIFGVDVAAEPHRVRQLLGVTGQYASVDENLTATENLVLFGRLLGHRPPAARRIAADLLERFGLAEAASRQIKSFSGGMRRRLDLAASLIARPPLIFLDEPTTGLDPRTRGQMWDTIRELVAQGSTILLTTQYLDEADQLADRIAVIDAGRKVAEGTPEQLKSGVGSSTLHLRLADRTQTATAAAVVERALGEAPVLTPEAGGLNVPLADADQAGDVLIALRQAELPITTATVRQPTLDEVFLALTGHHSEPNRNHETEEVA, encoded by the coding sequence ATGAACGACATCCTCCACCCCCCGACGCCCCGCGACGACCTCGCGGTCGCCGCGACGGGCCTGGTCAAGACCTTCTCCGTGAAGGGCGCTGCGCCGGTGCGCGCGGTCAACGGCGTCGACCTCCACGTCGCCCGCGGCGAGGTCTTCGGCGTGCTCGGCCCCAACGGCGCCGGCAAGACCACCACCCTCTCCATGCTCGCGACCCTGCTGCCCATCGACGGCGGGCGGGCCACGATCTTCGGCGTCGACGTCGCCGCCGAGCCGCACCGGGTCCGCCAACTGCTGGGCGTCACCGGCCAGTACGCCTCGGTCGACGAGAACCTCACCGCGACCGAGAACCTGGTCCTCTTCGGCCGGCTGCTCGGCCACCGACCGCCCGCCGCCCGCCGGATCGCCGCCGACCTGCTCGAGCGCTTCGGCCTCGCCGAGGCGGCCAGCCGCCAGATCAAGAGCTTCTCCGGCGGCATGCGCCGCCGGCTCGACCTGGCGGCGTCGCTGATCGCGCGGCCGCCACTCATCTTCCTCGACGAGCCGACCACCGGCCTCGACCCGCGCACCCGCGGCCAGATGTGGGACACCATCCGCGAGCTGGTCGCCCAGGGCTCCACGATCCTGCTGACCACGCAGTACCTCGACGAGGCCGACCAGTTGGCCGACCGGATCGCTGTCATCGACGCCGGCCGCAAGGTCGCCGAGGGTACGCCGGAGCAGCTCAAGTCCGGGGTCGGCTCCTCCACCCTGCACCTGCGGCTCGCCGACCGGACCCAGACCGCCACCGCGGCCGCCGTCGTCGAGCGGGCGCTCGGCGAGGCACCGGTGCTCACCCCCGAGGCCGGCGGACTCAACGTGCCCCTGGCCGACGCCGACCAGGCCGGCGACGTGCTCATCGCGCTGCGCCAGGCCGAGCTGCCGATCACCACCGCCACGGTGCGCCAGCCCACGCTCGACGAGGTGTTCCTCGCGCTGACCGGGCACCACAGCGAGCCGAACCGGAACCACGAGACCGAGGAGGTGGCCTGA